The genomic window AACTTCACATTACTATTGCATTAAACACATACAATGTGCTACTAACAACTCAATAAATAAAGGTTGAGGTACAGTTgacttattttattaataaacctATCAGTCTATATAATATCCTTTGTGGATTGTGGCACAATGAAAATTTGACATGCGCTCAATATTTTGGCAAGCCACATACATGCAATGATGCAATCTTTAATTTCTTGCATGTCAGCACAACTTACTCTGTTTATGTGTGCatcacatacaaaaaataaatcaaaagagCAGTAATTATTGAGAGGAGCCCACCCAAAAGAATCTTGAAATGCATTTTCATTTATGGAAGTTTTATTAATCATTTTGTAAAAGGCACAGCAAagttcaaatacattaattttttaagatgtttAATTAATGTAGTTGACCTTGCACAACTTACGTTCAATTTTGTAACATTGCCAACTTGTAAGAAAAACTAACTTGGAAATGTATTTAAGAAATCAGACAATCACCAATGCTATAAAATACAAAGAAACATTATATATCACACCTTTGCAACAACTTACAACCACTCAAATTTAAAACACAGTTCCAGATTTGATTCTACATTTAGCAGAGGTTAGCCACTCTTATGCAAAAACTTCATTATTATGATAAGAAAACACCATTTAGAATAAATTAAACTCTGCTATATATAATGTCAATCATCTTAATTTCACTTTGTATAACGGAATTATTGAACGTCGTACTCTTCCATCAAAAGTGTAATGTCCTATtccaagtcattattttatatgaatatttcacaCTGTTAAAACTTGCGAACACTGAGTGGCTGAagtttcacaaaataaataaaacatatagttCATACTTTTCGCATAAATAGCTGGCAAAATtgcatttttatgtttttgtgcagtatgcaAAAGGAGAATGAAACTAAAACGAACTTTTAAGGTTTGAAGTCAACCTTACTAGCTgctatgtgattttttttctataaaaaaaaaaccttaattttactAGACCTTTCaatcattagaattttttttgtattttgcaaaataaataaaattttataaattttttgaaagaattttgtACTATATCACACAGCAGCCACCATCATTACctttaattccaaaaattttattttattgatttcatttggttatccttatccatactgcacaaaaaagttaaaaatttaacttaatcagctaattatgcaaaacatatgcattatatatatattttccattttgttgaagttcggccactcaaaaagtctacagttcaacaaaagtaaaataatgacctggaaatGGACATACACCTTTAACATGCTACTGGAAAGTAATTTAAcattgcttaatttttttacagtgattAGAAAAAAAACTGCCAAGAAGTAAAcaaatgaaatttcaaaaaattgttatatattacTTTCAGTAATAATTACCTTTACTGCTAGTATTTCCACTAGGAAATAAAGTATCCATCTAGTGGAAAcaaaaaatagatatttttttcttgGTTGATTCACCTTACAAACAAGCTGCTAAAATACACATACCAGGTTTCCAAGCAAATAGTTGGCAAAAATTGTGTGCACATGTGTGCATGTCAAGTGTTACATTATTTTTGGGCTTACGTCACAAAAAAAGCGAGGTCATTTGAGACAGTAACACCTTGAACATGAAAAGGCATCAGGATGGTCATACCAGGATGTGAACCTAGTCCTTTGGAATGCTTAAACTAGAGATGTGACTGGGAAAATATCCATtcaaaaatttgcttaaaaaataaaacatatttttggaacatttttctttttttccaatACTGACAGGTAGGTTTATGTACCTACATTAGGCAATAATATATTTTCTGCAGATTGGGAACCCTTTAACCAATAACTTTTTGTTCCTATCAGTTGGTAGAAGTAGCATTacattgtattgtatttttttatttaattgtttttgtgtaaaaattttgataaaatttcacTGTTTGTTTTAGTGAAAGTGTAATGGTTTTGCAGAAAATTTTCCCAAAACTATTTTACTGGAAAACTAACATCTCTAGCTCCTTCTATACGTGCTCATaagttatattataattttatttttatatggaaTGGTTTACATTATCGATAACTAGCCCAATGTAATCCATGTTTAGCACCAAATGCCTGCCTTCCTTCCTCTTTCTGCAAATATCACTTTGCAAATTCCACTTAAGCCCAATCTACAATGACACAGAAGCGGAGGCCACTAAATTGTTAGGTCCCCtccctattatttaatgtacaatgATTTTAAACTtacaattgaaacaaaaaaaaaaccttaaagccAGAAAAtgttactgtggccataactgCAAATGTGATGTTCAAATCGCATAACTTTTATGGTTTCCTATGAAGTTGCTTGAGTCTATTGTAATTTCTGTTCTATTACGGTCAACTAGCCGAGGTGAGCCTATGCTCGCACTCTTAACCTGCAGTTTAGCACTCTTGCCTCAAAGTAACGGTTCCCTGGTAACAATGGTGCATCCGTAACGAGTGGGCAACTGCCCACTAGTGCCCTGAAACCTAGGAGTACCATGGGATGATACACATATCAAAGAAAGCATCTCTACAGCACTGGATCATTTGGAGTTAGTCCTTGTTGGCAGTGGTCGCTCTAATGCTTACAGCAGATCCACCATGGGTTCCCTTCCCTAAAATGATCTGAGTATTGCACTGGTGCTAGCCTTAGAGCTAGTAGGGGTGGGTTAGGCTACGACCCTACCACTGGTTCTCTGGGTGACTGAGGGATCCCTGAGTAATTTGGAATTGGGTTGCACACTAAGTACGTTCCAGCGTTGGGTTGGAACCAATGTCATAATTAGCAAAACTGCTCATCATCATTGAAAAAGAATAAACCTGAATGAAGAACAAGAATTACGCTAACAAGGGTcgagaattttattattatttatactagGGTAAACCCAACCACTAAATATAATCGCGAAACTCAATTTCCCGCCCCCCTTTTTCAAACAAGAGACCGTGCCCAGTGACTTTGCCCCCTCTGACGAACTGAGAATAAGGTAGCTTCGAATCCTGGATTTATTTCCCAAGAGGTACCATAGTTACAATACTTTACCATAAAAATCGGGTAACTCAATGAAAGATGTTGGTGCAATACAGGCCTAACTgaaattgttaaatattgatgTAACTTAACCTTccaattacataaatatttacacacacacacatatatataatctgtaacgtaattgtaaaacattgatgaaacttAACCTACAATGTCaccttggtgtgtgtgtgtgtgatcttGCTATTGATTTATACCTCCATCGCGGAATAAATTGCCAAGGCCAGGAcgccttaaaatttaaaacagactttctatgttatgcacgcttagtacacattaacgtacacacatgtgggtgtaATCCAGTCTATTAGCTTCGTGGCTAcctacttggttttttttttaaggtgccaTCAACCTAGTGATTTACATCTCCATCGCGGTATAAACTGCCAAGTCCAGGATAGCTTAAATTTTAAAACCGACTTTCTATATTATACACGCTTACTACACCTTAacgtacacacatgtgggtgtaATCCAGTGTATCAACTTCTTGGCTACCtactctgtatttttttaaggtgCCTTTGATCTTGCGAGATTCACCTCACATGTGTGTACGTTaatgtgtactaagcgtgcataacgTAGAAAGTCGGTTTTAAATTTTAAGGCGTCCTGGACTTGGCAATTTATTCCGCGATGGAGGTATAAATCAATAGACAGATCAAACACACACGACCAGAGTGACATTGTAGGTATACACATATTTATGTCCATAATTTTGCAATTTGAAGGTTAAGTTGcatcaatatttaacaatttcAGTTAGGCCTGTATTTCAGCAACGTCTTTTGTTGAGTTAACCGATTTTTATGTTAGGTACGGTATTGTAACTATGGTACCTCTTTGGAAATGAATCCAGGATTCGAAGCTAACTTATTCTCAGTCTCTGACGATCCCGAAGACACGTAATAGAAAAATGTGCTAAATTAATATGTTAACAAATAACTTACGGCTTCTTGTTTTTGTGCTTCAATTTGTGGGGTTAAATTATCGGCTGGGTACGGTATTTTCAATGCATCGTACTTCTTCTGAAAATCTTCTACCATTCCTGGCACAGCTACACTTGTTTTGTAAAACGCCCAGTCGATTTTCGGTGGCTCTTCTGGTTGAGAAAGCATCCTATAATTAATGAATTCGTAAAATCATTACATCTGCAAATAAATGTGTAGTTACAGAAATTATAAAACAACGATCCGTTCTTACCTTCGTAAGTACCCATCTGATTTTGCTTTGAAAGCTAAATACTGCGATTTCTGATTCTCAGGGACTCTTTCAGCTATTGCGGCCCAATTTATTGATGATGCTTTTATCCTTCTTGCTACTGATGCCATTATTTACTACTTAACGTTGTAACTAAGTTCTGCTCCTCGCCACTAGCCCTTGGTCAAGATGGCAGACGTTAAAGAGCAGACGAAACTAGTTCGTACGGAAACAGCCGAAAATACTCGTAATTTCACGATATTTCAAATTCCCGCCTGAGACAGCGTAAATAGAATCGTCTGCTTCTTGTCGCCTATTCGCCATGTTGTGAATCGATATGGCTGGAGGGGCTGGCCATAAAGAGGATAGGATATTACATCGAACAATTTGTGAAGTTTTCGTGTTAAATTGGTTGCATTAATATGTAGTAATGCCAAAAAGAAGTACGAAAGATAATAGCAAGTGGAAACCTAGATCGGTCCAATGTAGAGCAAACGACAAAAACAACGTGAACAATATTTTCATTGGTGCTGGAAACGCTCGGCGATGGATTATTTTGAAGAAAACTCTTGATTATAAAAGTGATGCGGATTTTGTTTCATTCTTGCTGGACCTTGCAGAATCTTATTCAAAGTAAGCAACACAATACgaagtttaaattgttttatatgtCAAACAGTGTAACAAGGTGTGCATAGCCTGCTGCTTTGGGTGTGGTGGACAAGTTTGTGAACTGTCACGATCAATAGATTTCCCGCCATTTTATattgtcaaaatttaaattttgatactttcCCTTTAGGGCTTAGACACTGCGAGTTTGCAATTGTAAGCGGTGGCAACTTCATTTCTATTGTTTCAGGCAGAAAAAGCCAAACATTAAATATGAAGCTGGAGATGGGCATGATGACGGTTTTCAACGTGAGTTCGAAGAAGAAACCAATGACAGGTAGGCTCGACAGTATTtgaatttcaattatttaaatttcgatcagtttttaaaagtatatttaggTTGAAGAATGGCCGTGATCTCAAAAGCTTCAATTTTTATGTATACTTAAAATGATAAAGGGGCCAGTGGTTTGAGCCCCAAATACCACATTAATTTATTAGTGTAAGTATTGAAACAATGTGAAGCTGTTATTTGATGATGTTTAGAACAGAcctctaaaaattaatttgtaaaattatctAATTGTGTATATTTTACAGTATGTCAATAACAATAGAATAACTTCTCTAAATTGTAATAGAAAGTAATTGTTTACTAGAGAtgccattaaaaaaaaggttaatacCAGACAATTATTTATTCAGTTTCTGGTTTTATTTATCATCATGCAGAGGCACATTCTGTTATTTCAAGAAATTCACATTTAATTAAAGGTTGTAACATTTGCCTGTGTCTCCATGGGAAAGTCCCTATGCtgcttgcaaacagcttgccTCAATAATGACAAAAACCTTAAAATCAGATCTTGTTTTAGCGACAGCTATCAAGTGACTTAACAAAGATAACTTGctgcaattttaaaatatttagagtagctgtatttgcgagaaaaaaagttaaaaatctgaaaatacttttattatatgctcttttacttcctcttttcattaaacctggtggagataagaaattccaaatactttaggagatatcaaattttttaattttcatagttgggcaatatttgttaacaaaaatttaaaaattccgaaaatacttttattctatgctcttcaacttcctcttttcattaaacccggcggtgataagaaatttcaaatactttaggagatatcaaattttttaattttcattacaatacctgtgcattcatgcagtGTTcagaattgtttcttgtttacgagtatgaatttttttttcgtgacgtagggaacgactacatcattttctactaatgtcAAAGGAATTgcacccgcctctaacttaggtgagtttttaacgtttcaaattttaatgttttatttgttatttggatattgtcgcgcaagtaataattaaaaaaaaattacatgagttcctactgttcattctttatcccggtttgtttggtcaggtcagttacattataattaaatactttaaaactaaacaaccatttaaattaattcacattatttttaatgtatgcttagtttgaaagtatttataatgtaactgacctgacctaattgaccattttaattaattaggcattcacgaacacacagcaaaatgaaaaaaatggtGACGATCAaatgatagcacaggtcttgtattgcaaaataagaacggcgatatcttctaaagtatttggaatttcttatctccgccgggtttaatgaaaagaggaagtgcactagcatataataaaagtattttcggatttttaacatattttttcgcaaataccgctacactacaCATTTACCTCTAATTTTTCTTGGCTTTTACTACACAATTTCCGTCAACTTCATGGCCCTGCCCACTAGTGAGTTTATCTGTCTGGTAGGAATTTCAAAATGCAATTTTTGGGCTGAATACAGAAACATCTGTAGTGCAAAAATAAATACTCTATAATTGAGTCCTAGTATGGGGactttttcaaaatgttttgttttgtgactGTAGTTGTTCCTAACCCAAAAATTGCAGTTTGAAATTCCTACTAGATTCTGAGAAACTCTCTGTTGGGTAGGACCATGAAGTCAAAAGAAACTGGAGTAAAAGCCATTAGAACTGAGAAAAATATCAGGAAATTGCAGCAAGTATCTTTGTCGCTTGATACCTGTCGCTAAGTGATGCTCTGTTTTTAAGGTCTCTGTCATTGAGGCAAACTGTTTGCGAGCACAGCAGGGACTGCACTGACAACCATTACCTAAAACCTTTAATTAAATGTGAATTTCTTGAAATATCAGAATGTGCCTCTGCAGAaagattataaataaaacaaggaACGAATTAGATTGACTACTGTCATTCCGACACAGTGAACTTTCTGTTGAAAACattttgtgtgtggggggggggggggggggtgtttgtggaATAAGCAGGGTATGAAAAagtcctgattttttttaaaaaattcaaaaaaaatcagatttttttggattaaaatatgatttttttgattaaaatatataaaattgtaatctgtgtaatatacagtacattttcatgactgtgttcatgacttgactttgccctacagtacaattaataacagatttattcattttgtaaagacaactagcctaattttctttatttgaaataaccacattttacattgcataaagttttaaggaaacattaatgatgtcactatgaaaatttttagtacagtaacatagctaacattagtaaaaaaagatgtcttatagaaaataactacatcattgaaaacatatcatatttaaatgtaactttgtcacttctgtcatcccttatagtccaattgggtaaatatgtacagtcgcggtagatgccaaaaaaatgctaaaaatctgaaaatacttttattctgtgctttttcgcttcctcttttcaaatcaaccggcggaggtaagaaattccaaatactttaggagatatcaaatttttaaatttcatcatatgtagagtcgcggtaccgtcagttggggtaacattggccctttgagggtaactttggcccaagacaaaaaacatgttaaaccatgttacaactcttccaaatatttattagatgtgatgatacatatgtaacatatgtaacatatgtatcatcacatctaataaatattttgaagagttgtaacatggtttaacatgttttttgtcttgggccaaagttaccctcaaagggccaatgttaccccaactgacggtagatgccaaaaaaaatgctaaaaatctgaaaatacttttattctgtgctctttcgcttcctcttttcaaatcaaccggcagaggtaagaaattccaaatactttaggagatatcgaattttttaattttcatcacaatacctgcgtagtatgcggcgaagatcattgtttcttgtcatagataataaggtttcttgtttacgagtatcatgtttcttattggacaattttgtcacgtgactgttccgtgattggccagtattcaaatgaaccaataggtgattatttattccgtgattggtcagtattcaaaagaaccaatacgtgattatttattcatttattgttcaatacgatgtttaattaatcggtcaacttctgccgtgaacgactacatcatttccttatagtggcaaaggaaatgtacccgcctccaacttaggtgagtttttaacgtttctaattttaaagtattattttttttatttggatattgttgcgcaagtattaagtaaaaaaaattacgtgagttgttaatgttcatcatttgtccgggttttgttaggtcaggtcagttacattaaaaataatttaaaactaaagaaccattaaattaaattcacattatttttaatgtccgcttagtttgaaagtatttataatgtaactgacctgacctaatcgaccattttatttattacgcattcactatagaacatcccactcttagattgcagtgtggaagtaaatgggcgcattctctctctctctctctctaacacacggcgattgccgttagcactgtccttgtttcttcgtgcgttgttgccaaatgtcaaacgaaatttaaaattttatttttggaccaagctttttttcatattgtatagaatcaaaatatgcatcaggcaatgcttattttgaatacttaacaatattttaagtgtccaaaaaaattaaaaaacataacttattcgctgcgaactgttttgaagtattccgatatgtttcacatcaaaaaaagaaaacctacttgtgtatttcattcagattttttttattaataaattaatgccttaggacgccaccgaacaaatgttaagacaaaaactgtacaggtttcacttaaataatttttttaatatattgaaatgcattttctcacaaactgacacatcaaaaagttgacccgcggaaaactttttttctgttaaagatagatgggggacgaaagcgagaaaaatgttcacaatgaattgaattagtttttaaaagcagccccatttcaattgcttctacagtttccgtggaaatagctgttaaagatgtgtcttatcagtacaagagcgcgcgctgccgtcgtaagaggaaacagggtcgtgtgtttagataagtggggttctgtcctacaagcaatttcaaatacatggcttccttagtcaaaaaaaaatattataatcgattcttgaacataatatgtaaaatgtatgaaataaatatgaaGGAATTCAATAgtgatcatggtacaaaattttgaattatttttctatcctcaacaccaagcatcttatcaaacattgttttagacaaagttttggaaaataattatgatattattgcaaacaatttaaacagatttgataaggtgtttactaaggcagttactttttttgtccggtgaaattttttttcgaacccatgcagttatggctggtcgtatcaaaaatgtatttagaaaacatttttcggcattaggtaatccgagttatcatacgttaaaacggattcaatattattcatattatgggagttgttgcgatttttctgtttttcaaaaaaatcttccccatttcgaaccaattgttcggatttttcccataacttactcgaccgagaatttccattaccgtattttatttataattttggacatgacttgtccaaaaatacggcatttatcgggcccatgaaaatgtgatatatatataattatatatatatatataattatatatatatatataattatatatatatataattatatatatatgggatttttagaacataaaagaaaactataagaaattttcgtctacaataggtagtttttatttgaaatgtacgtaaaagtggcattattacaaatttatatgtgtaatagtataaaatattataaattacgatatgatatcttaaaatgcttcttgttcgatccaaattacagagacacgcatctcctgaaattcgtaatgtgttagagatttggcaacagcgcgcgccataagccgtgtactgcaatctaagagtgggacgggctataacacacgtcaaaataaaaaatggcgacgttcgaatGGTTAAAtgggcgttgtattgctaaattaaaaaattcgatatatcataaagtatttggaatttcttatctccgccggttgatttgaaaagagaaagtgaaagagcatagaataaaagtattttcggattgttagcattttttccgcatgaatacgcaggtattgtgatgaaaattaaaaaattcgatatctccgaaagtagttggaatttcttatctccgccggttgatttgaaaagaggaagtgaaagagcacagaataaaagtgttttttttttcggatttttagcatttttttttggcatctaccgcgactgtacatatttacctccaattgttctaaataaagtaatttaaaccaaaaccacaatttcctttttttcttctcagaattgcacacatacgagagtattcaaagtaaaacttctacataaaatattacgtattaaaaattttaaacatctatacaagttttgcagctttttctgtacccagtcaatttcttaatgttgactgaaccaaaccagacataccaaagaactgaaaatttccttcctacagttctaaaaatagcatttgacattgttggaagacaaacctgttgccaaggagaTATATGACACACAACACCAACACATGAGGTGTAGtagagaagagagaaaatgaggtggcatttaaaggtacattacacccacctatatttaacaagtgtttcaaaataactataaatacattgtggaagaaattaagtactattcaattttcattctatctttgcagcagtcaatttttatgtaagtaggcatgattacttggtttaaacaatacagtataggaaatattaacgttcatattatcttattataaattgattttattcactgatttaaaaaaaaaatcacatgatttaaatcatgattaaaatcacgatttaaatcatgctgattaaaatcaacataccttggGAATAAGTGTTAAAATTATCTTCAATGATAATTGGCAATAGTATTGCCATTTATCTGAACAGGTTGCAAAAGTATTAAAGGAGTTGATTGAGTTATTAATCAATTTAATGTAACCTGTATTACATCTTGCCCAAAATAATTAGAAAACAAATCATAATGTgtaacataaaaatgtttattaatagaAAGTAAAACAACAAATAGATTTAAGGGTAATAGTGCAGATGCGAGGGAGACTTTTGTGAACGGGAAGAAAAAATAGAACATAGTATTATATGCCTTCATTTTTATAATATTCTACATCTAATTATATCATACGTTCacaattaaattgtatttatgtaaCCTTGCATTAAAGTGCATGTGATGTGAATGTTTGCCATTAAATTGAATATGTCATGTTAAAAACTGCTTAAGCTACGGCTCTTTACCTACATCCCAAATAGTGGGTTTTTacgactgttttttttatattgttggAATGATTGGAATTTTATACACACACAAGAATTAATTGATTTCCTGTGCTCTTGATCCTGATGTCATGATATTGTGTACATAGATCTTGTGGTATACGATGCTTGCCATTTTAATTTGGTACGTCGAAAGATGCTGGCTATGACAGATGTCTAGGAAATAGGGCAACTATAACCAAGTGAAATGTAGTTTATATAGTAATGGCTAAGTTAATAAttgtaaaatcataaaaaaattaaataaaataaaaaattaattatttagttgaCTTGACCTAACCATATTTTCACATTGGTTAAATAAACCTTAAAGACTACAGCagttaaacaattaaattaataaaatgtgtgAGGATCACAGTATTCAGTTGTCTCGATCTCCTAAAATATAAGGTTCTATTATGGTTATATGTGTTGATATTATCATTATAATAATGAAACATACTATATATTTTAATGAGAAATGTGGATGTTATTGGATATTATTAATGTTACTTTTTGAtcctattaaattatttaatcctgtttGATGTAAGAATAGTAGATTAATTATTACTAATGCTAAGATTACAAATGGTATTAAAAATAGTGGTAAAAGTTTTGTATCATGTATTCAAGTTAATACCtcgatcctgatggcatgatcctgtacacattgatcctgtggtatatggtgcttgctgttttaattaattacgTTGACAGATCCTGGACGTAACAAAAACTtgttatataaaaatgaattatgatcATAAGTTGAATACCTATAAATATATAATTCCACAAgaactaaaataatttgtttgtattgtgatatttttgttttgttcagGATATGtgaacatactaaattaaaacagcaagtatgaAGAATTGATTTAATGTTGCATTTTCTACTACAAATATTCCTTACAAATATTCCAAAGtaaattttccttgtcctgaatATGGTACTGCTGAAAATAGTTTAAGAATATTTGTATCACTTCAAAATGATCTTTGACCTGTTACTAACATATAGCCTATGAAGGctgattttatttcaataaagaatattataaagtttaaatacctACTTACAAATCCCAGAAATGTGACATACAGTTTAAAATagaaatgtaaaaatattcaaATGGAATATTTTATCagaatatatttgtaattggGTATATAAATTAGTGTTATATTAATGAGTCCAATAGcattttgtgaaaatacttgATGGTCTaattgacaaaaatattataaataaataaagtcattaAGAGAGGAAAAAACCCATAATGAAACATTTTTACCACTTCCTCCTTAAATTGACAATCATTACTTTTCACATCAGGTACTTTTCTTATTGTTAtgtttttatctatttatttattgagTTCTGTTGATTACTTAAGGAAAAGATACTCTAGGATTTAGAAAAGGTCAGTATTGAACATTGGACCCTCCTGATAATCTCTTAAGGTACGTGCGCACTAGGGCGTCACGGCAAGGACAGACGGCCGTCACAGAAAAATACAAAGATGTATAA from Bacillus rossius redtenbacheri isolate Brsri chromosome 1, Brsri_v3, whole genome shotgun sequence includes these protein-coding regions:
- the LOC134540406 gene encoding ATP synthase subunit d, mitochondrial, which codes for MASVARRIKASSINWAAIAERVPENQKSQYLAFKAKSDGYLRRMLSQPEEPPKIDWAFYKTSVAVPGMVEDFQKKYDALKIPYPADNLTPQIEAQKQEAAKEVKEYINASNARIASYEAELAKIRAMLPFEMMTMEDFRDAYPDQALDPLNRPTFWPHEPEDQPDYEEETPQAEAKH